A region of the Dermacentor variabilis isolate Ectoservices unplaced genomic scaffold, ASM5094787v1 scaffold_55, whole genome shotgun sequence genome:
GCTATGGCGGCAGCCTCAACCAAGTGACACCTGATTGCGAGTCTTTGCAAAGCATGCTGGTGTGCTTGCCACCAATACAGTCACAGTACTTCAAGATGCACCAGAGTGCAACTGTTTTCAGCAACAACATAATGCAATTTGCCTTTAGCGGCTACATGAAGCCGCAGCATCGTAAGGCTTATGTAAGCTGCTTATGTAATGCAGGTGTGTGAACACAAACATTATCACAAAGACTCTTGGCAGCTGTCCATATTTATTTGTTGCAAACTTGTTCATATAGGGTTGCCAACTGTCGATGAGTGGACAAAGTTGGAATGGAAGGGAAGCGCCATTCTATTATTAAGCAGAAAAAATCAAAGTTGGGACATTTGGTTATCGAAACTGGATCAAGTCACAACTTGGGACATTTACTCAGAAATAGAGACTGTCTCGCTGAATTCAGGACGGTTGGCTACAGAATACTTGCTTCTACCATAACAAGAAACCATCACCTCTAACAAGCTCATAACAGTATGTCCttaatgtaaaaagaaaaaagaaagtagtactgttgtcttttttcttttcgtgttaaAAATTAGGTTGGTATGATCTTGTTACCTGCATGGataaaaaaactgcaaaaatgtGGTAACAGGGACGACAGATGCTTGTCCTCATCGAAAAATTAGAGCGAAATCGAAAAATTATGATAACAAATTTTTCCACGGCGTTTTCCACATCATTACTACCTTTATTCTACGCTACTACTTCATGATTAGagccggtaagctttccattgcactaaaaaagtGGTTACCATGAAAATTAGTTGTGCAGTCGCTTTAACGATTAGGCCGGGCACTGAAAAACATTTTCGTAGATGTAAATTAATGACACCTGCTTAAGCCTTTTGTAAACGAGTATATATAATGATATAAACAAGCCGTTTATTTGTAGCGCAGCATACAGACGCACTTTCGTCCCCGTGTGGTGTACTCATCGGTCGTGGACGAAGCACGAGAATaaaactgatgaaaaaaaaaacttaaatttcGGTGGCTACGCTTGTCACTTTATACGAGAAATAAACATCTGCAACACCCACCTTACCATCGTAAAGAGCAAAATCATTAacatcggggaaaaaaaaaactcgttacTGGCGCCATCTAAACTTATCTACCACCATGGGCGGCCGTGTCCTTTAGACTAGGTCTGTATGTATGGTAGGGCTTTGTAATAGACGCTGTAGTGAGACATTTTGCATAGGTGATCTGTGATTTTACAAGTAGCTGTTTTATTATGTCTATATTACATTTATAGTAAACTATAATTATATCCGCGGGAACCATTGTTGGTGCTGATAGTTTGTCGGTCGTGAACGAGCATTCCTCGTGTGTCTCGAAACTCCGCCTGCACGACGATCGGAGACAATGTTTGCAtgtgtacagtacacagaagatAAGGAGCGGGCAGCGCTGCCTGTGGCTCTTATAAGAGATTTCGAGCCACAAAGCACAACTGATTTCAAAAAGGACGACGTTGTCATGGCGTATTGGGCGGACGAAGATGGAAGAGGCGAGAACTTTTACCCGGCCAACGTCACTGCACTCGCGGGTAAGCCGACGCGTCGCCGCCGCAGGCCATTTGCACCTAGAGTAGGGGTCTAAAGACGTGGCCCACCATGCTGTTCTTATAGTTTGCCTTCTTTCATTTGAGTTCTGTTTTAATCATTGTCAGACACCCTTGAGGACCTTCTGTGCAAATTGAAGAACTCGCGACACTCATTTCCCAGAGTGATATTGGGAAAGCTGCACAAAGGCAACTTGGTAagattttttttcaattatattTTACAATGTGCTGTGTGAACGCGTACATTAGTTTTGGTTGGTTATGCCAGTGGTAAAACAACACCtaatggaatatatatatatatgacttgaGTGCATCTTGCACATTAAGCTTTTTCGGTTTTTAGCTATATTTGATTCATGTGTGGTTCATTGTACCATCCTCACTATTGCATGGTTTGCCTCTTCGCAGATGTGAATGCTGTGGTAAAAGAAATACCCCTGCACTGCAGTGTGGTACAGTCACAGTGCATAGTTGCAGATAGTGATTGCTCAGGTCATGCTTGCTGGCCAGTCTTTGCACAAACAGTTTAGTAACAAGGCTATGATTTTGGCTGCTACCTGGCTCCTTGGGAATGTGCATGAGACCTCTCTAccacacatgcacatgcattgTGTGGCAGAAAggtctttgtttctttctcttcaaagTTTGGTTACACATGAATATTGCAATTATCAGGTTGAGGCACCGAAGAATGTGCACACATTGTACTCCTCCTATCTTATTCACGCTGCATATACCTTAAGGGCTTCTATGTCATTTGTGCGGAATTCCTGGTAACTACATCCCACTAGTCTTTCTTCCTGGTTGGCTGGCTGCCTGGTCTTGGTCTGTCAGGTCGCACATGTTGCATAATGGGGTTGATGGGTCACCGTATCTGCTCTTGTGAGGTTGACAGTGACCAAGTGACCACCTGAGCTTCAGTGTTTCACTGAAGATATGCTGTGCACCCACTCTCTTTGCATGATTGGCACAGTTgtagtcttgttttttttcacaCATACTTTGGGGACCATATGGGAATGAAATAGGCCCTTAGTTTTCTATATCATCAACCTACTGGGTTTCTTACGAGCGTTACTTTGCTCCTCAGTTAAAGCTTACATAGCAAAACAGGTGCAGCTGCTGTAGTTTATTGCTGAGTTATCAAAGTTCAGTTCAGCAGTAAAATAAATACTGCACTGCAGCACGATCTTGTGGTACTTTGTGTTGTTCAGGAGAACTTTTCAAGGGATGAAAGATTGGTGTATCGTGCTGTGGCCCGCTAGTATAATTATACACTGAAAACGTTCAAAAGCACTGCTTTGGACCACAAATAATTTGCTAGTGAGGTGTGCACCTGCGCATATTATTGttcatgattattattattattactgttataataataattattactaTTAGCACCCACAATTAGCTGCAAAATTGAGAGCAGAAGTGCAGCTTGGCAGACCATTACTGCTTACTTTAAGCATACCATTTGCATCAAGCCATCGCTTTAGCCTTCTTAGTGAAACTTGAGTATTTATTGTGATGTACTCTTGGCGTCAAATAAGACGTGAAGATTGGAGCGCATGGCCAAACCATAATGGAAGGCGTAGTGCGCACcatccagtcatcaccattgacaggagTGCAGATCCTGTTGACAGCACTGCACAAGGATGCTCTCTCTGTGCTGCAATATTTTCGTTTGTGTTCTGGTTCTCTTTTACTTgaatgcaagaaaacaaaaataaaaagcaatgGAAGCTGGAATATTGCAGTATAGGGCGAGCATTATCACAGTGCAACGTAACTGTATGTCCTATCGGTGTCAATTGAAATGTGAACAGCAGCGTcatcttttcttgctttcaaatgAAAGAGAACCAAAACAGAAACATAAATATTGCATCATAGGTGGAGCATCATTGTGCAGTGCGGTCAAACTGGATGTGTATGCGTGTCACTGGTGCTGACTGGATGGTACACAATATACCTTCAATTATGCTTTGGTTACGCGCTTCACTGTTTGCGTTTCATTTGATGATAGTATGTTCATAGGGGGTTCTAGCTTCCTTTTCTGCATTCAGTGGCTTGTGCAGTTGTCTACTTGTGCTATTAATTTGTTCTTATTTAGTTTTCCTAAGTGTTGCAATGCTGTTGGTGATAACGCCCTGAATATAAGGCCCCAGATTTTATACATTTGTAAAAATGCTGCATAATTGTGAGGcatatagcgcgttaaaaagacaaggacaaaagtgAGACGTGATACACACAGGcgctttttaacgcgctatatgcctcacgatgtcttaccaacaagcccaaatcactgctttactgCATAATTGTATGATACGTAATTGCAAAAACATGGCTTTGGAGGCCATGATGTGGTGCTTTATTGACCTTGTAGAGTGTAGCAGTAGAACTGTTTCAAAATGTGCAGCTGCTACCTTAATGATGGCAAGTGCTTTTGCAATGCATAGAAAGAGGCCTGGATGAAATCAAAAGTTAAGTGACATCTAGCCTGGTCAGGGCAATGTTTAAGTCAAACCCAAACATAACAAAAGGGGAAGAGGAAATAAAAGCTGGCCAGCTATGATTAGTGCCACACTGAAAACCTTATTGCACTACATGTgccattttcttatttatttatccaCCTAAAAGCGCAGTTAATTTCCCTCGTGATTTCTTCAGCTTTACCATCTCTATGGGGCTGCTAAAAAAAAGTCAGTTCCCCTGTTTCCTCTCATTCAACCACACACACTTTTGTTGCAGTGGTCAGTGTTGGCTGCTGGGAGAGTCTCTGCAGATATGAAGATAAGAAATAGATCCCGATGCCTGCATAAATGTTCTTGAGGAGATGTGTTGAGTTTTATCTTGCATGCCTTTTTTATGGTTAAGGCTGATAAGGGCTCTCCAAGAGAGAAGAGAGGAAAAGGAAGCGAGAAGCTGCCAGGAAGGAACTTGGCAACATACTTAAGGCATTCAAGCAGTCGGAGAACTCGGAACTGGTAAGCAATATTTATTTGAGCCCAGCTACCCATTATTGCTGTCAACATTCAAACCTGATGGCGatgctgaaacaatattttggTTAAAGCTTAAAGTAGCAGTTTACCTTGCTGCTTCATTATCATGTCTGTGATGTAATGAACGGGCTGTGATTGTGCCTTTTACTTTGTTATTAATAGTCTTTTCTTTCTGCACATTTTCATTCAATATACAGGTCTCTGTAATTTGGCCTTCTGGCAGCACAACATGGCATTATTTTCAACTGGACACGACTAGCATACACGAGActgcacacataaaaaaagagtAGTATGCAATATTTAATGTTACTTTCACCTGCTCATCACTAAACCATACAAGGGATTGTTAAAACTAGAAATATTCACTAAATGCCACTTGCATTAGCATGTGCAAATAAAGAATTGTATGTGGTGTGCAGAGGTAATGGCAACACCTTTGTGggaaaataagaataaaaatatGCATCACTTGCAATGCACAAATGGTGCCAAAGTACGTCATAAGATAAACTGTTGCCTTGATTTCCTTGGCTAGTACAAAATCCTACTTGGTGCTTTATAGGTGGTCATGCATGGAAAACTTGCATTATCATAATCAAGACAACCTGCCATTGCAAGATGTCATTATTACCATAATTTTACCTGACTGGTATATACTGGTATTTTTAGTGTGTGGCTTCCTTTGTGACCTCAGAAGTGACACACTGCATTGAAAAGTAATTGCAGTAAAACAAGTTGtgaggctagttggtgcatagctgtAAAAAAATGAAGCACCAACGGTAACTGCACACTAAGAAGGAAA
Encoded here:
- the LOC142569073 gene encoding uncharacterized protein LOC142569073, producing MFACVQYTEDKERAALPVALIRDFEPQSTTDFKKDDVVMAYWADEDGRGENFYPANVTALADTLEDLLCKLKNSRHSFPRVILGKLHKGNLENFSRDERLVYRAVAR